The nucleotide sequence TCGCACTACGAGGAAGTGCCGCGCGAAATCGCCGAGAAGGTCATCGCCGCGGCGCGGGCCGAGAAGGAGGCGGGCGCGAACGCCTAGCGGGGACGGCCCGCGGGCCCGCCGCCGGCGGGTTCGCGGACTCTTCCGGCCGGGCGCCCGGGACGCATGTCGGGCCACTCCAAATGGTCGACGATCAAGCGCAAGAAGGCCGCGACCGACGCCGCCCGCGGCAAGGCCTTCACCCGGATCATCAAGGAGATCACCCTTGCCGCCCGGGCCGGCGGCGACCCTGACGGGAATCCGCGCCTGCGGACGGCGATCCAGGCCGCCAAGGCGGTGAACATGCCGGCGGCCAACATCGAGCGGGCGGTCCGAAAGGGTACGGGCGAACTCGACGGCGCGACGATCGAGGAGATGCACTTCGAAGGATACGGACCTCACGGGGTTGCGATCCTCGTCGAGTGCGCGACCGACAATCGCAATCGTGCCGCGAACGACATTCGCCACCTTTTCACGCGCTTCGGCGGCAGCCTCGCCGCCGCCGGAGCCGTGTCGTACCTGTTTCGGACGCGAGGCGTGATCGTCGTGGACCGGGCAGCGATCGCCGAGGACGCTCTGCTGGAGTTGGCCCTGGAGGCGGGCGCGGAGGACGTCGTCGCCGAAGGAGCCACGTTCGAGGTCCTGACGCCGCCGTCGGCGTTCGAGTCGGTGCGCGAGGCGCTGGCCGCCCGCTCGGTCGCGATGTCCAGCGCGGAGGTGACCCGGCTCGCCTCGATCCACGTGACGCTGACCGAGCAGGGGGCCGGCAGCGTGCTCAGGCTCATCGAGCAACTCGAGGAGAATGACGACGTCCAGAAGGTCTACGCGAACTTCCTCCTTCCCGACGAAGTCCTTGCGAAGCTCACGCAATAGCCCCAGCATGCGCGCCATGCGTGTCCTGGGACTGGACCCCGGAAGCCGACGGACCGGCTGGGGCCTCGTGGAAAGGTCCGGCAACGCGTTTCGCTGCGTCGAGTGCGGAACCCTCTCGCCCGGGGCGGGCCTCGACCTGCCGCGGAGGCTTCACTTCCTGGCTCGAGAGGCCGGGGCGATCCTCGAGCGGTTCTCGCCGGATGCCGTCGTCCTCGAAGAGGCCTTCTACCACCAGAACGTGCGTTCCACGCTCGTGCTCGGCCACGTCCGCGGCGCACTCATGGTGGCGGCGGTCGAGCGGGGCATCGAGCTGGCCGAGTACACGCCGCGCGAGGTGAAGCTCGCGGTCACCGGTCGCGGCGGCGCCGCCAAGGAACAGGTGGCGGCGATGGTTCGGCGCATCCTCGGCCTGGAATCGTCGCCGCAGGCGGACGCCGCCGACGCTCTCGCGGGCGCGCTTTGCCACCTCAACCGCTCGCGCTTCGCCGCGCGCGGGACGGGGGCAAGGCCGGCACGCGCCTGGGAAGCGCTGCTGGCGAGGGCGGCCCGGTGATCGCCTCGCTGCGCGGCCAGTTGCTGGAGCGGGGCGAGGGCTGGTGCGTCCTCGAGGCCGGAGGGGTGGGTTACCTCGTTCAGGTCTCCTCGCACACGCTCGCGGCGCTCCCGCCGGCCGGCACTGAAGCGCGCCTGCGCACGCGCCAGATCGTGCGCGAGGATGCCCTGCTGCTCTTCGGCTTCGCGAACGCGGACGAGCTGAGGCTCTTCGATCTGCTCATCGGGGTGAGCGGCGTGGGCCCGAGGCTCGCGCTCGCCGCGCTCTCGGGACTCGCCCCGGCGGCGCTCGTGCGTGCGATCCGGGAGGAGCAGATCGGCGCGATCGTCGCGGTGCCGGGCATCGGCCGCAAGACGGCCGAGCGGCTCGTGGTCGAACTGCGGGACAAGCTCGACTTCCTGCCGGCCGGTTCCGCCACGGCCGGCGCTCGCGGACGGGAGGCGGGAGTCCTGCCGCGTTCCGAGCGCTTCGACGACGCCGTCGCGGCGCTGGTGACGCTCGGCTATTCTGCGACGCAGGCGCAGGACGCCGTTCGCAAGGCCGGGGGCGAACAGCCCGACCTTTCCCTCGAAGACATCGTGAAGCGCGCCCTGCTTCGGCTGGCGAAGCCGGCGGTCGTCTCGCGCTGAAGGATCCGGATACCGCCATGAGCGACAAGCCCCGCAGGATCACCGGTGAGCGACCCGGCCGGCTCGCCGACCCCGCGCCGCTCCCCGAGGACGCACGCGAGGAAAAACGCCTGCGGCCCTCGGCGCTGTCGGAGTTCGTGGGCCAGCCGCAGATCCGTGAGCCGCTCGCCATCTTCCTCGAGGCGGCCCGGCGCCGCGGCGAAGCGCTCGACCACGTGCTGTTCCACGGGCCGCCCGGGCTCGGCAAGACGACGCTGGCCAGCATCCTGGCGCACGAGCTGGGGGTCGAGATCACGCACACGTCGGGGCCGGTGATCGAGAAGGCCGGCGACCTCGCCGGCCTTCTCACCAACCTCGGACCGCGCGGGATCCTTTTCGTGGACGAGATCCATCGCCTCAGCCCGATCGTCGAGGAGTACCTCTACAGCGCGCTCGAGGACTTCACGCTCGACGTGCTGATCGACCGCGGACCGAGCGCCCGTTCGCTCAAGCTCAATCTCGAGCCGTTCACGCTCGTCGGGGCCACGACGCGATCCGGCCTGCTCTCGGCGCCGATGCGGGCCCGCTTCGGGG is from Candidatus Eisenbacteria bacterium and encodes:
- the ruvA gene encoding Holliday junction branch migration protein RuvA, which codes for MIASLRGQLLERGEGWCVLEAGGVGYLVQVSSHTLAALPPAGTEARLRTRQIVREDALLLFGFANADELRLFDLLIGVSGVGPRLALAALSGLAPAALVRAIREEQIGAIVAVPGIGRKTAERLVVELRDKLDFLPAGSATAGARGREAGVLPRSERFDDAVAALVTLGYSATQAQDAVRKAGGEQPDLSLEDIVKRALLRLAKPAVVSR
- the ruvB gene encoding Holliday junction branch migration DNA helicase RuvB; this encodes MSDKPRRITGERPGRLADPAPLPEDAREEKRLRPSALSEFVGQPQIREPLAIFLEAARRRGEALDHVLFHGPPGLGKTTLASILAHELGVEITHTSGPVIEKAGDLAGLLTNLGPRGILFVDEIHRLSPIVEEYLYSALEDFTLDVLIDRGPSARSLKLNLEPFTLVGATTRSGLLSAPMRARFGVTLRMDFYAVEDLRHIVRRSAGILETVVDDDAAREIARRSRGTPRVANRLLRRVRDFALIKSDGRVELGVTREALRLLEVDERGLDEMDRRMLEALIQRYDGGPVGLQSLAVVLGEDAGTLEDVYEPFLVQEGFVRRTARGREATRLAYEHLSVPLPARLRDGESRTDQPELPLA
- a CDS encoding YebC/PmpR family DNA-binding transcriptional regulator; this encodes MSGHSKWSTIKRKKAATDAARGKAFTRIIKEITLAARAGGDPDGNPRLRTAIQAAKAVNMPAANIERAVRKGTGELDGATIEEMHFEGYGPHGVAILVECATDNRNRAANDIRHLFTRFGGSLAAAGAVSYLFRTRGVIVVDRAAIAEDALLELALEAGAEDVVAEGATFEVLTPPSAFESVREALAARSVAMSSAEVTRLASIHVTLTEQGAGSVLRLIEQLEENDDVQKVYANFLLPDEVLAKLTQ
- the ruvC gene encoding crossover junction endodeoxyribonuclease RuvC encodes the protein MRVLGLDPGSRRTGWGLVERSGNAFRCVECGTLSPGAGLDLPRRLHFLAREAGAILERFSPDAVVLEEAFYHQNVRSTLVLGHVRGALMVAAVERGIELAEYTPREVKLAVTGRGGAAKEQVAAMVRRILGLESSPQADAADALAGALCHLNRSRFAARGTGARPARAWEALLARAAR